From a region of the Labrenzia sp. CE80 genome:
- a CDS encoding NfeD family protein — protein sequence MSIVERLIAELGPWSWWILGLLLLGLEILAPGTIFLWFGISAILVGTLALFVDLSWQTALVIFLILSFVSLIVGRRLMAKLSSEAGDPGLNRRGSRYIGRVFVLETPLSQGAGKLSVDDTVWRITGPDLSAGTKIRVTEIDGARLVVEAADETAEA from the coding sequence TTGAGCATTGTTGAAAGGCTGATTGCTGAACTTGGGCCGTGGAGCTGGTGGATCCTTGGATTGCTCTTGCTAGGACTCGAGATCCTTGCTCCAGGAACAATCTTCTTGTGGTTTGGCATTTCTGCGATTTTGGTCGGAACACTGGCGCTGTTCGTCGATCTGAGCTGGCAGACAGCGCTGGTGATCTTTTTGATTTTGTCGTTCGTCAGTTTGATCGTCGGTCGACGATTGATGGCCAAGCTTTCTTCGGAGGCCGGTGATCCAGGTCTCAACCGACGCGGAAGCCGCTACATCGGTCGTGTTTTCGTGCTGGAAACGCCACTTTCGCAAGGGGCTGGAAAGCTATCTGTCGATGACACGGTTTGGCGCATCACTGGTCCCGACCTTTCAGCTGGAACAAAGATTCGTGTCACCGAGATCGATGGCGCACGGCTGGTGGTTGAAGCTGCAGACGAGACGGCTGAGGCTTAG
- a CDS encoding flagellar motor protein MotB, translating to MAKKKQQGGGGAPDWLVTFADLMSLLVCFFVLIISFSIQDKEKLQVVAGSMREAFGVKDTSKRTGIIEVEGIPIRQYMKDITQVPQEADSDFSQVRHDSRSKQGPEANTHDTTEAEIEKPRQFATAAASLRQAWQEMPEITEISSNIILEESEEGLNILLIDQDGRSMFREGSKYPYETTRRLLAKMAPVLSQMPNRIEITGHTTAGRQSPDPSYTGWDLSTERANVARQILNEYGVPDDQFFGVIGKADTEPMFPNDPYLAANRRIGILLKAEAPPVPPGHKL from the coding sequence ATGGCGAAAAAGAAGCAGCAAGGCGGCGGCGGTGCCCCTGATTGGCTGGTGACCTTCGCCGACCTTATGTCTCTGCTTGTGTGTTTCTTCGTTCTGATCATTTCCTTTTCCATTCAGGACAAGGAAAAGCTCCAGGTGGTCGCGGGCTCAATGCGCGAAGCATTCGGTGTGAAAGATACATCCAAGCGCACTGGCATCATCGAGGTCGAGGGCATCCCGATCCGACAATACATGAAGGACATCACTCAGGTTCCTCAGGAGGCCGATTCCGATTTTTCTCAGGTTCGTCACGACAGCCGTAGCAAGCAGGGACCCGAGGCAAACACGCACGACACCACCGAAGCCGAGATCGAGAAGCCACGTCAGTTTGCGACGGCAGCCGCTTCTTTGCGCCAAGCCTGGCAGGAGATGCCAGAAATCACCGAGATTTCCAGCAACATCATTCTGGAAGAGTCGGAAGAAGGCTTGAACATCCTTTTGATCGATCAGGACGGTCGATCCATGTTCCGGGAAGGTTCGAAGTATCCGTATGAGACGACACGACGTCTCTTGGCCAAGATGGCTCCCGTCCTATCCCAGATGCCGAACCGTATCGAGATCACTGGCCACACGACCGCTGGCCGGCAGTCACCAGACCCGTCCTATACAGGCTGGGATCTATCGACCGAGCGCGCAAATGTCGCCCGGCAGATCCTGAATGAGTATGGCGTGCCCGATGATCAGTTCTTTGGTGTTATCGGCAAGGCGGATACTGAGCCGATGTTCCCGAATGACCCTTATCTGGCAGCAAACCGACGGATCGGCATTCTGTTGAAAGCCGAAGCACCGCCGGTGCCCCCCGGCCACAAACTCTGA
- a CDS encoding MotA/TolQ/ExbB proton channel family protein, translated as MDLATLVGIIGAFGIVVTAIFLGGSFGQFIDVPSMLIVIGGGLLATLIRFQLSDIGSAFGTGIKVALAGKSASPRDLISEITNLGEIVRKSGPLGLENVDVSDPVLAKGVQYIADGYELEFIKESMERERDLQLTRLSEGKRVFKALGDSAPAFGMIGTLVGLVQMLANMDDPAAIGPSMAVALLTTLYGALISNIICLPLVEKLDAKFDVDEVNQTLIIDGVLQIRESKSPALIKEMLIAYLPDKARAEMADAA; from the coding sequence ATGGATCTGGCGACGCTAGTCGGGATTATTGGTGCCTTCGGCATCGTTGTAACCGCGATTTTCCTGGGCGGAAGCTTCGGCCAGTTCATCGATGTGCCCTCAATGCTCATCGTGATCGGCGGCGGCTTGCTCGCGACGCTGATCCGTTTTCAGCTTTCTGATATCGGCAGCGCCTTCGGAACAGGGATAAAGGTAGCCCTCGCAGGCAAAAGTGCCAGCCCGCGAGATCTGATCTCGGAGATAACAAACCTGGGTGAAATCGTCCGCAAGTCCGGCCCACTAGGTCTGGAAAACGTGGATGTGTCCGATCCGGTTCTGGCAAAGGGCGTCCAATACATCGCCGATGGCTACGAGCTCGAGTTCATCAAGGAGTCCATGGAGCGCGAACGTGACCTTCAGCTCACGCGGCTTTCGGAGGGCAAACGGGTGTTCAAGGCACTCGGAGATTCTGCGCCTGCATTTGGAATGATCGGAACCCTGGTGGGTCTGGTGCAGATGCTTGCCAACATGGACGACCCCGCTGCCATTGGCCCCTCGATGGCCGTTGCGCTGCTAACCACACTCTACGGCGCGCTTATTTCAAACATCATCTGTCTGCCCCTGGTTGAGAAACTCGATGCCAAGTTCGACGTCGACGAAGTGAACCAGACCCTCATCATTGATGGCGTGCTTCAGATCCGCGAATCCAAGAGCCCCGCGCTGATCAAGGAAATGTTGATCGCCTACCTGCCGGACAAGGCACGCGCCGAAATGGCTGACGCTGCCTAA
- a CDS encoding KpsF/GutQ family sugar-phosphate isomerase, which translates to MPDLSKDSAAVIASQSETPSFLATAERTLETEIAGLSALRAALQNGLSASFVEAAELISKIPGRVIVSGIGKSGHIGVKLAATLASTGTPAFFVHAAEASHGDLGMVTRDDVVIALSWSGETQELASIVAFTRRFKVPLLAITSRENSTLGKAADIVLKMPAVTEACPHGLAPTSSALVQMATGDALAIALLENRGFTAQDFRTFHPGGRLGASLKTARDIMHSGDAVPLAPIGLPMRDAIVLMSQKGFGVLGVTDDLHRLIGIITDGDLRRHISTDFLDKPVEEIMTKGPKTIEPSTLSGSVLEMINASEITTVFVVEDNRPVGIIHLHDLLRIGAA; encoded by the coding sequence ATGCCAGACCTTTCCAAGGATTCAGCAGCTGTGATCGCCTCGCAATCAGAAACGCCAAGTTTCCTCGCAACGGCAGAACGCACGCTTGAAACCGAAATTGCTGGTCTGAGCGCGCTGCGCGCTGCCCTGCAGAATGGTCTTTCTGCGTCATTCGTGGAAGCAGCAGAGCTGATTTCAAAAATTCCTGGCCGCGTCATTGTCTCCGGTATAGGTAAAAGTGGCCACATCGGCGTCAAACTCGCCGCCACGCTTGCCTCGACTGGTACTCCTGCCTTTTTCGTACATGCCGCTGAGGCGAGCCATGGCGATCTGGGCATGGTGACACGCGACGATGTCGTGATCGCTCTCTCTTGGTCTGGCGAAACACAGGAACTTGCCAGCATCGTTGCCTTCACACGGCGCTTCAAGGTCCCGCTGCTTGCCATCACATCGAGAGAGAACAGCACGCTTGGCAAAGCCGCTGATATTGTTCTGAAGATGCCCGCGGTAACAGAAGCCTGTCCTCATGGTCTCGCCCCAACGAGTTCAGCCCTCGTTCAAATGGCAACCGGCGATGCACTTGCAATCGCTCTTTTGGAAAACCGCGGGTTCACCGCTCAAGACTTCCGGACCTTCCACCCTGGAGGCCGACTTGGCGCCAGCCTCAAAACAGCAAGAGACATCATGCATAGCGGTGATGCTGTTCCGCTTGCCCCGATCGGTTTGCCAATGCGCGATGCGATCGTACTGATGTCGCAGAAGGGTTTTGGAGTCTTGGGTGTCACTGATGACCTGCACCGCCTCATTGGCATCATCACAGATGGCGACCTTCGACGTCATATCAGCACGGATTTCCTAGACAAACCGGTCGAGGAAATCATGACCAAAGGCCCAAAGACCATCGAGCCGTCAACGCTCTCCGGCTCTGTGCTCGAGATGATCAACGCCTCCGAGATCACAACTGTGTTCGTTGTCGAGGACAATCGTCCAGTTGGTATCATTCACCTGCATGACCTGCTGCGCATTGGCGCCGCATAG
- a CDS encoding outer membrane beta-barrel protein, whose amino-acid sequence MISSSLTNAQDLGADLRGGLPADDSGSSDDLNDVDGETTAAPDPSVFALRGSSNDATAEDGSTGLSGAGRVSPARPFADRLAAVRRLQSAGGPTPVDSVFGGDTSFDQAEGIRLGTFTILPDVTITGGWTDNTSQTASGSSGKQYTIAPNITASSGWSRHQLDLALRGSYVSYPDASDDDDPNLTASAALRLDLNSRTTVNGTASYTYSREDASSAESSGDSDDIHQLSAGLGVTRDAGLLAVTLRGALDRNVYTADDDGSTSSGRDNSLYSANLRLDANTGASISPFLEASLLARRYDQSCSDSICENRDANGYQLRGGVNIASGPKLSGEIGAGWRIEDLDDARLDNLSGMVVDASLVWSPTRLTTVTGGLGTSFEATDIDGASGSIIYSGDLRVAHEFSDRIVGEAGAGYNYRTYQGASIEEQTFTGLVAMTFALTQNIALRTEYNYQKFTSSSEGSDYDQNTIQAGVRFRH is encoded by the coding sequence ATGATCTCAAGCAGTCTGACCAACGCCCAGGACCTTGGAGCGGATCTGCGTGGTGGTCTGCCTGCCGACGATAGTGGCAGTTCGGATGACTTGAACGACGTTGACGGGGAGACAACAGCCGCGCCCGATCCGTCTGTCTTCGCGCTTCGTGGTTCATCCAATGATGCGACCGCTGAGGATGGATCGACGGGTCTCAGCGGCGCTGGCCGGGTTTCTCCGGCCCGGCCTTTTGCTGATCGACTGGCAGCGGTTCGGCGATTGCAGTCTGCTGGAGGACCGACGCCAGTCGATAGCGTGTTCGGCGGCGACACAAGCTTTGATCAAGCAGAAGGCATTCGCTTGGGCACCTTCACGATTTTGCCTGACGTTACGATTACCGGCGGTTGGACCGACAATACCTCTCAAACAGCTTCTGGAAGCTCGGGGAAGCAATACACGATTGCTCCCAATATTACAGCGTCCTCTGGCTGGTCGCGCCATCAGTTGGATCTGGCCCTACGAGGCAGCTATGTCAGCTACCCGGATGCTTCTGATGACGATGACCCTAACTTGACCGCTTCGGCGGCCCTTCGGTTAGATCTAAACAGCCGAACCACTGTCAACGGTACTGCGTCTTATACCTATTCACGCGAAGACGCTTCGAGCGCTGAAAGTTCTGGAGACAGCGATGACATCCATCAGCTCTCGGCAGGTCTAGGCGTCACACGAGATGCTGGTCTGCTAGCTGTGACTTTGCGTGGGGCGCTCGACCGAAATGTTTACACCGCTGATGATGATGGCAGCACGTCAAGCGGGCGCGACAACTCGCTCTATTCTGCCAATTTGCGACTGGACGCAAACACCGGTGCGTCGATCTCGCCATTCCTCGAAGCTTCTCTCCTGGCTCGCCGGTATGATCAAAGCTGCAGCGATTCCATTTGTGAGAACCGGGATGCAAATGGCTATCAGCTCCGCGGAGGCGTGAACATTGCCTCAGGGCCGAAACTGTCAGGAGAGATCGGTGCCGGGTGGCGCATTGAAGATCTTGATGACGCGCGCCTGGACAACCTCTCTGGGATGGTCGTGGATGCATCGCTTGTGTGGTCGCCGACACGATTGACGACAGTGACCGGTGGTCTTGGGACAAGCTTCGAAGCGACGGACATTGATGGCGCGTCCGGCTCGATTATCTACTCCGGCGACTTGCGGGTTGCCCATGAGTTCAGCGATCGTATCGTTGGTGAAGCAGGGGCGGGATACAATTACCGAACCTATCAGGGTGCCTCTATCGAAGAACAGACATTCACAGGTCTGGTCGCGATGACGTTTGCCCTGACGCAGAACATCGCTCTTCGGACCGAGTACAACTATCAGAAATTCACCAGCTCGAGCGAGGGCTCCGATTATGACCAGAACACGATTCAAGCTGGTGTCCGGTTCCGTCACTGA
- a CDS encoding lytic murein transglycosylase, whose protein sequence is MRRISLTLLVTTFAALFSVAAIADQRFDRFVADFWPTAKAAGISSSTYRSVFTGMDPDPDTLRLMEKQSEFVKPVWDYLDSAVSEARVTRGRELLTEYDTVLRNVEARYGVDREAVLAIWGMETNYGGFMGKHNVIRALATLAYAAPRRTKFWRSELVKALSIVQAGHVRFSDMEGSWAGAMGHTQFMPSSWEAYAADYDGDGRRDIWTSVPDALASTAYYLKKHGWQTGKTWGYEVVLPRSFDFRLADDDTSLTLGDWRRQGVRRANGRDFPRPGDKAILVMPAGASGPAFLMLRNFYVIKRYNNATAYALAVGHLADRIIGGGSLAGDWSREYMPLSRSETAELQSELNRRGFNVGAADGRIGPATRRGIRAYQKARGLIPDGYASVVLLARIKLDS, encoded by the coding sequence ATGCGCCGAATTTCGCTGACACTTTTGGTAACCACTTTTGCTGCTCTGTTTTCGGTGGCTGCAATTGCAGATCAGAGATTTGACCGATTTGTTGCGGACTTCTGGCCAACCGCGAAGGCTGCTGGCATTTCGTCATCGACTTACCGTTCTGTGTTTACCGGCATGGACCCGGATCCCGACACGCTTAGACTGATGGAAAAACAGTCCGAGTTTGTAAAGCCGGTCTGGGACTACCTGGATAGCGCTGTTTCCGAAGCGCGAGTGACACGTGGCCGTGAGCTTTTGACTGAATATGATACGGTTTTGCGGAATGTCGAAGCCCGATATGGCGTTGACCGCGAGGCCGTATTGGCCATCTGGGGCATGGAGACCAACTACGGTGGCTTCATGGGCAAGCACAACGTTATTCGAGCGCTTGCAACCCTTGCCTATGCTGCTCCCCGGCGGACCAAATTCTGGCGCAGCGAGCTGGTTAAAGCACTGTCTATCGTGCAGGCCGGCCATGTGCGTTTTAGCGACATGGAAGGTTCTTGGGCAGGGGCGATGGGCCACACTCAGTTCATGCCATCCAGCTGGGAAGCCTATGCCGCAGACTACGATGGCGACGGGCGGCGCGACATTTGGACGTCGGTTCCAGACGCACTCGCGTCGACCGCCTATTATCTGAAAAAGCATGGATGGCAGACCGGCAAGACATGGGGCTATGAGGTTGTGCTGCCGCGCTCCTTCGATTTCCGTCTGGCGGATGATGATACGAGCCTGACGCTGGGTGATTGGCGTCGTCAGGGTGTTCGCAGGGCGAACGGACGTGACTTTCCGCGGCCGGGTGACAAGGCGATCCTGGTCATGCCGGCCGGGGCTTCCGGCCCGGCCTTTTTGATGCTGCGCAATTTCTACGTGATCAAGCGCTACAACAACGCGACCGCCTATGCACTTGCGGTTGGCCATCTGGCTGACCGGATTATAGGTGGTGGGTCGCTGGCTGGCGACTGGTCGCGCGAGTATATGCCTCTCTCAAGGTCCGAAACGGCGGAGCTGCAGTCGGAGCTGAACCGTCGCGGATTTAACGTAGGGGCAGCAGACGGTAGGATTGGTCCTGCGACCCGGCGTGGCATTCGCGCATATCAAAAGGCGAGGGGATTGATCCCGGATGGCTATGCTTCGGTGGTTTTGCTGGCAAGGATCAAACTGGACAGCTAG
- a CDS encoding GDSL-type esterase/lipase family protein: MARGVADGLAFTLADKPMVRVETLTEDKSGLAGDNAPDWNARVLAKVRGADVKAVVITMGREDLGKRFPSEPPIEFGVDGWWSTYEKKVGSFVRTIRQERKPVLWVGLAPTGNALTNTDFVLLNEIFRGQTEEERGYFIDLWDVFLSDAGEYSSYGPDVDGKNLRLRTNDKIGFTWAGYRKVAFFVERQLSRLLGGYGGLAFEGVEDDPDFIVLTGRTTSPEDVLLGGDGDQEARDGESLAHQYFVEGRPLQSVAGRVDNTARISQ, encoded by the coding sequence ATGGCTCGGGGTGTCGCCGATGGTCTTGCGTTCACACTTGCTGACAAACCCATGGTTCGTGTTGAAACCCTGACCGAGGACAAAAGCGGCCTTGCGGGCGACAACGCTCCGGACTGGAACGCGCGTGTTCTTGCGAAGGTGCGTGGGGCCGACGTCAAGGCCGTTGTCATCACGATGGGTCGAGAAGATCTGGGCAAACGCTTTCCGTCCGAACCGCCGATAGAATTTGGTGTCGATGGCTGGTGGTCGACCTATGAGAAGAAGGTCGGCAGCTTCGTGCGAACCATCCGTCAGGAGCGCAAGCCGGTTCTTTGGGTGGGCTTGGCGCCGACAGGCAACGCGCTTACCAACACTGACTTTGTCTTGTTGAACGAGATCTTTCGGGGCCAAACTGAAGAGGAACGCGGATATTTCATCGATCTTTGGGACGTGTTTCTGTCGGACGCAGGCGAATATTCTTCTTACGGTCCGGACGTGGACGGCAAGAATCTGAGGCTGCGCACCAACGACAAAATCGGCTTTACCTGGGCAGGATATCGTAAGGTCGCTTTCTTTGTTGAACGCCAGCTTTCACGTCTCCTTGGAGGTTATGGTGGCCTCGCTTTCGAGGGTGTCGAGGATGACCCTGATTTCATCGTTTTAACTGGGCGCACCACATCCCCAGAAGACGTGCTGCTTGGAGGCGATGGCGATCAGGAAGCTCGTGACGGCGAATCCCTCGCACACCAGTATTTCGTCGAGGGGAGGCCACTTCAATCAGTGGCCGGCCGCGTCGACAACACGGCACGGATTTCTCAATAG
- a CDS encoding glutamate synthase subunit beta, translated as MAKVTGFLEIDRQEQKYAPASDRIRHFREFTIPLAEDEVQRQAARCMDCGIPFCHGPTGCPVHNQIPDWNDLVFQGDWELAVRNLHSTNNFPEFTGRICPAPCEEACTLNLEDVPVNIKSVEQAIADKGWSEGWIVPEPAASKTGKAVAVVGSGPAGMAAAQQLARAGHTVHLYEREPKAGGLLRYGIPDFKMEKHYIDKRVAQLEAEGVTFHYNVDVGSTVSLDELAERHDAVILCAGAERPRDPGVGGMELEGCHWAMPYLVQQNRRVGGEPEISATSNEAPIWAAGKHVVVIGGGDTASDCVGTAFRQGALSVTQLDIRPIPPLMEDKLTVWPYWPTKFRTSSSQAEGAEREFSAATLALVGEDGHVTGVKCARVDEKRRPIEGTEFILRADLVLAAIGFSGPRLDTYIAQAGEKLELDGRTNVKADTEDYKTSIDKVFAAGDVRRGQSLVVWAIREGRQAARAVDKFLTGTTNLPV; from the coding sequence TTGGCCAAGGTAACCGGGTTTTTGGAAATCGATCGGCAGGAACAGAAATACGCCCCTGCCTCCGACCGTATTCGCCACTTCAGGGAATTCACCATCCCTCTGGCCGAAGATGAAGTTCAGCGCCAGGCAGCACGCTGCATGGACTGTGGCATTCCGTTCTGCCACGGACCAACCGGCTGTCCGGTTCATAACCAGATTCCAGACTGGAACGATCTTGTTTTCCAGGGTGACTGGGAGCTGGCAGTGCGGAATCTGCACTCCACAAACAACTTCCCGGAGTTTACGGGGCGTATCTGCCCTGCTCCCTGCGAAGAAGCCTGCACGCTCAACCTTGAAGACGTGCCGGTAAACATCAAGTCCGTTGAGCAAGCCATAGCTGACAAGGGCTGGTCCGAGGGTTGGATTGTCCCCGAGCCGGCAGCATCCAAGACAGGCAAGGCAGTCGCCGTGGTGGGATCCGGCCCTGCGGGGATGGCAGCAGCGCAACAGCTGGCTCGCGCCGGTCATACGGTTCACCTTTATGAGCGTGAACCCAAGGCTGGCGGCCTGCTGCGTTATGGCATTCCAGACTTCAAGATGGAAAAGCACTACATCGACAAGCGTGTGGCACAACTGGAAGCCGAAGGTGTCACATTCCATTACAATGTCGACGTAGGCAGCACGGTGTCTCTAGATGAGCTCGCGGAGCGCCATGACGCCGTGATTCTATGCGCTGGTGCGGAACGCCCCCGCGATCCCGGTGTCGGTGGCATGGAGCTGGAGGGCTGTCACTGGGCGATGCCCTATCTCGTTCAGCAAAATCGCCGTGTCGGCGGTGAGCCGGAAATCAGCGCCACAAGCAATGAGGCCCCGATCTGGGCAGCAGGCAAACATGTTGTCGTGATCGGCGGCGGCGATACCGCATCCGACTGCGTGGGCACCGCTTTCCGCCAAGGCGCGCTGTCCGTCACACAGCTGGATATCCGCCCCATTCCGCCGCTGATGGAAGACAAGCTGACAGTTTGGCCCTACTGGCCAACGAAATTCAGAACATCCTCGTCCCAGGCGGAAGGCGCTGAGCGCGAGTTTTCGGCAGCGACCCTTGCGCTTGTCGGCGAAGACGGGCATGTGACTGGCGTAAAATGCGCGCGCGTGGATGAAAAACGTCGCCCGATCGAGGGCACAGAATTCATTCTACGTGCAGATCTCGTTCTCGCAGCAATCGGCTTTTCAGGTCCTCGGCTCGACACCTATATCGCTCAGGCGGGCGAAAAGCTCGAGCTGGACGGCCGTACAAATGTGAAGGCCGACACGGAAGACTATAAGACCAGCATCGACAAGGTCTTCGCCGCGGGCGACGTACGCCGTGGTCAGTCACTGGTTGTCTGGGCCATTCGGGAAGGACGGCAGGCCGCACGGGCTGTCGACAAGTTCCTTACCGGCACGACCAATCTGCCAGTCTAG